The following are encoded in a window of Puntigrus tetrazona isolate hp1 unplaced genomic scaffold, ASM1883169v1 S000000174, whole genome shotgun sequence genomic DNA:
- the LOC122333042 gene encoding E3 ubiquitin-protein ligase TRIM35-like, with protein MMLMMSPEVRVQKSSESHSLSENDPEVKKRPTVNVIVQDEDGDVPPRKDNEGIGCSSRDVIGQILMGTWRPHFGVCGYGVKSSGFHAANRSSTSLVIIVCEVKEDDFSNCENGFLSVEELSCPVCCEIFKTPVLLSCSHSVCKECLQQFWRTKKTQECPVCRRRSSNSTPPINLVLKNLCESFLKERNESRSSGSEEICSLHREKLKLFCLEDKQPACLVCRDSLKHVNHTFRPISEVVPSYKEDLNTALKSLKEKLRKREDIKEEFEKTVQHIKSQAEHTESQIKQQFEKLHQFLRDEEEATITALREEEEQKKQVMKKKLEEINRHISALSHTIKDTEEMMKTNDICFLKEFPVTMERVQISSQPDPQTPSGALIHVPRYLGNLAFRVWKKMQDIVQNTPVILDPNTSHPRLLLSDDLTRVISSENYQPLPDNPERFDSYWCVLGSEGFNSGTHCWDVEVKESRCWSLGVTTESNQRKGRVFFNTDVWSVQRRYPDRCGFRVKQGLDRVRVCLDYDRGTVSFSDPVTNTHLHTFTTTFTHTLFPFFSTDFSLKILPVSNQ; from the exons ATGATGCTGATGATGTCtccagaggtcagagtgcagaAAAGTTCAGAAAGTCACTCTCTGTCTGAAAATGATCCAGAGGTAAAGAAAAGACCAACTGTGAATGTAATTGTTCAAGATGAAGATGGAGATGTGCCCCCTCGGAAGGACAATGAAG GGATTGGCTGTTCTTCGAGGGACGTGATTGGGCAAATCCTGATGGGCACATGGCGACCTCACTTCGGCGTTTGCGGCTATGGCGTGAAGAGCTCCGGATTCCACGCAGCCAACAGATCATCCACATCCCTCGTCATTATTGTTTGT GAAGTTAAGGAAgatgattt CTCAAACTGTGAAAATGGCTTCCTTTCTGTAGAAGAGCTTTCTTGTCCTGTGTGCTGTGAAATCTTCAAGACTCCTGTTCTTTTATCATGTAGTCACAGTGTCTGTAAAGAGTGTCTTCAACAGTTCTGGAGAACCAAGAAAACTCAGGAGTGTCCTGTCTGCAGGAGAAGATCCTCAAACTCTACTCCACCAATTAATCTGGTGTTAAAAAACTTGTGTGAGTCGTTCCTGAAGGAGAGAAATGAGAGTCGTTCATCAGGATCTGAGGAGATCTGCAGTTTACACAGAGAGAAACTCAAACTCTTCTGTCTGGAGGACAAACAGCCTGCGTGTTTAGTGTGTAGAGATTCACTAAAGCATGTCAACCACACATTCAGACCAATCAGTGAAGTTGTTCCTTCATATAAG GAGGATCTCAATACAGCACTGAAGTCCTTAAAGGAGAAACTTAGAAAGAGAGAAGACATAAAAGAAGAGTTTGAGAAAACAGTTCAACACATCAAG TCTCAAGCTGAGCACACAGAGAGTCAGATTAAACAGCAGTTTGAGAAACTTCATCAGTTTCTCAGAGATGAAGAAGAAGCTACAATCACTGcactgagagaggaagaggagcagaagAAGCAGGTGATGAAGAAGAAGCTGGAGGAGATCAACAGACACATCTCAGCTCTTTCACACACAATCAAAGACACGGAGGAGATGATGAAAACCAATGACATCTGCTTTCTAAAG gAGTTTCCGGTCACGATGGAAAG AGTCCAGATCTCATCACAGCCGGATCCACAGACGCCTTCTGGAGCTTTGATTCATGTTCCACGATACTTGGGCAACCTGGCCTTCAGAGTCTGGAAGAAGATGCAGGACATTGTCCAAAACA CTCCTGTGATTCTGGATCCAAACACTTCTCATCCCCGTCTTCTTCTGTCTGATGATCTGACCAGAGTGATAAGCAGCGAGAACTATCAACCTCTTCCTGATAATCCAGAGAGATTTGACTCTTATTGGTGTGTTCTGGGTTCAGAGGGTTTTAACTCAGGAACACACTGCTGGGATGTGGAGGTTAAAGAGAGTCGATGCTGGAGTCTTGGAGTAACTACAGAATCAAACCAAAGAAAGGGAAGGGTTTTCTTTAACACTGATGTCTGGAGTGTACAGAGAAGATATCCTGATCGGTGTGGTTTTCGTGTTAAACAGGGTCTTGatcgtgtgagagtgtgtctggaCTATGACAGAGGAACAGTGTCATTCTCTGATCCTGTAACtaacacacatctacacacattcACTACCAccttcactcacacactctttccTTTCTTCAGTACTGATTTCTCTCTGAAGATCTTACCTGTCAGTAATCAGTGA